From Saccharothrix espanaensis DSM 44229, the proteins below share one genomic window:
- a CDS encoding DUF2020 domain-containing protein has protein sequence MNQALRIALPSLLVLGALTACGSGEPAKTTSPAPPATSVAHSSAPAPAGPPPVPEPAAAGTCPYLEKSFVAEANGQLVREVRLSADQPRPACFFYANATDVQLSVWVFEGDAKTAKAVVDRAAPVADSSPASAPAGWAGGSLSGAQGAVYAVAKDGAAVVVTSNQQQSIKAKRIAETVIGNLGL, from the coding sequence ATGAACCAAGCGCTGCGCATTGCCCTGCCATCCCTGCTGGTCCTCGGCGCGCTGACCGCGTGCGGCTCCGGGGAACCGGCCAAGACCACCTCGCCCGCCCCGCCGGCCACGTCGGTTGCGCACTCCTCCGCGCCCGCGCCGGCCGGCCCGCCGCCGGTTCCGGAACCGGCCGCGGCCGGAACGTGCCCCTACCTGGAGAAGTCGTTCGTCGCCGAGGCCAACGGCCAGTTGGTGCGCGAGGTCCGGCTGTCGGCCGACCAGCCGCGACCGGCGTGCTTCTTCTACGCGAACGCGACCGACGTCCAGCTCTCCGTCTGGGTGTTCGAGGGCGACGCGAAGACCGCGAAGGCGGTGGTCGACCGGGCCGCGCCGGTCGCCGACTCCAGCCCCGCGTCCGCGCCCGCCGGCTGGGCGGGCGGCTCGCTGAGCGGTGCGCAGGGCGCGGTGTACGCGGTCGCGAAGGACGGCGCCGCGGTGGTCGTGACCAGCAACCAGCAGCAGAGCATCAAGGCGAAGCGGATCGCCGAGACCGTGATCGGGAACCTGGGCCTGTGA
- a CDS encoding peptidylprolyl isomerase, whose translation MVCVADSNDSLVGTKLTATLHTSQGDIKINLFPDHAPKTVANFVGLAEGTKDYTEPNARGENSGPFYDGSVFHRVIAGFMLQGGDPTGTGRGGPGYKFADEFHPELQFSKPYLLAMANAGPNSNGSQFFVTVAPTTWLNFKHTIFGEVADQDSVNVVNAIGNAPTGSGDRPVTDVVIEKVSIERA comes from the coding sequence ATGGTGTGCGTGGCAGACAGCAACGACTCGCTCGTCGGGACCAAGTTGACGGCCACCCTGCACACCTCGCAGGGTGACATCAAGATCAACCTCTTCCCCGACCACGCGCCCAAGACCGTGGCCAACTTCGTCGGCCTGGCCGAGGGGACCAAGGACTACACCGAGCCCAACGCACGGGGCGAGAACTCCGGCCCGTTCTACGACGGCTCGGTCTTCCACCGCGTCATCGCGGGCTTCATGCTCCAGGGCGGCGACCCGACCGGTACCGGCCGCGGCGGTCCCGGCTACAAGTTCGCCGACGAGTTCCACCCGGAGCTCCAGTTCAGCAAGCCGTACCTGCTGGCGATGGCGAACGCCGGGCCCAACTCCAACGGCTCCCAGTTCTTCGTCACGGTCGCGCCGACCACGTGGCTGAACTTCAAGCACACGATCTTCGGCGAGGTGGCCGACCAGGACTCGGTCAACGTGGTGAACGCGATCGGCAACGCGCCGACCGGTTCCGGTGACCGCCCGGTCACCGACGTGGTGATCGAGAAGGTCTCGATCGAGCGCGCCTGA
- a CDS encoding rhomboid family intramembrane serine protease has protein sequence MTSPAAPGDPVGAAACVRHPDRATGLRCARCDRPACPECLREASVGFHCVDCVAEGRSTVRRGRTFVGAEFSPKLIATPVLIVLNVLAYAVTAVQAGSVSNNAASPLFADFVLWPVGIFYGEWWRLLTSGFLHYGPAHLGLNMIALYVLGRELEPTFGKIRFLALYLVSLLGGGVAVYLFGHVNTPVAGASGAVYGLMGAMLVAVLKLKLNPGSALGVIGLNLVLSFTLPGISLLGHLGGLLVGAAVAAGLVYAPAANRDRYQIIAVVGAVVLLVVMAYVRTGQLG, from the coding sequence ATGACCTCGCCTGCTGCCCCCGGTGACCCGGTCGGTGCCGCCGCCTGCGTGCGGCACCCGGACCGGGCCACCGGGTTGCGGTGCGCCCGGTGCGACCGCCCGGCGTGCCCGGAGTGCCTGCGGGAGGCCTCGGTCGGCTTCCACTGCGTCGACTGCGTCGCCGAGGGCCGCAGCACGGTCCGCCGCGGCCGGACGTTCGTCGGGGCGGAGTTCTCCCCGAAGCTGATCGCCACCCCGGTGCTGATCGTGCTCAACGTGCTGGCCTACGCGGTGACGGCGGTCCAGGCGGGCAGCGTGTCGAACAACGCGGCCTCGCCGCTGTTCGCGGACTTCGTGCTGTGGCCGGTCGGCATCTTCTACGGCGAGTGGTGGCGGCTGCTCACCTCGGGGTTCCTGCACTACGGGCCCGCGCACCTCGGGCTGAACATGATCGCCCTGTACGTGCTGGGGCGTGAGCTGGAACCGACGTTCGGCAAGATCCGGTTCCTGGCCCTCTACCTGGTCTCGCTGCTCGGCGGCGGGGTCGCGGTGTACCTGTTCGGCCACGTCAACACGCCCGTGGCCGGTGCGTCCGGCGCGGTGTACGGCCTGATGGGCGCGATGCTGGTGGCGGTGCTCAAGCTCAAGCTCAACCCCGGTTCGGCGCTCGGCGTGATCGGCCTGAACCTGGTGCTGAGCTTCACGCTGCCGGGCATCTCGCTGCTCGGCCACCTCGGCGGGCTGCTGGTCGGCGCGGCGGTGGCCGCCGGGCTGGTCTACGCGCCGGCCGCCAACCGCGACCGGTACCAGATCATCGCCGTGGTCGGCGCGGTCGTGCTGCTCGTCGTGATGGCGTACGTGCGGACCGGCCAGCTGGGCTGA
- a CDS encoding PH domain-containing protein: protein MTEPRSWSPRPAVVGVAWALAAAALLTALLSAEPTTRLLLGTATAFLAALAAYGTFLRPKLAVDDTGLTVRTVTGPRHLPWHEVKVKLAHTRRLGREMTTLELDWERGEDEQLYVLTITDLGADPRDVADVLHALRP from the coding sequence GTGACCGAACCCCGTTCCTGGTCCCCGAGACCTGCCGTCGTCGGCGTCGCCTGGGCGTTGGCCGCCGCCGCGCTCCTGACGGCCCTGCTGAGCGCCGAACCCACCACGAGGCTGCTCCTGGGCACCGCGACCGCGTTCCTGGCCGCTCTGGCGGCCTACGGGACGTTCCTGCGGCCCAAGCTGGCCGTCGACGACACCGGGCTGACCGTCCGCACCGTCACCGGACCGCGCCACCTGCCGTGGCACGAGGTGAAGGTCAAGCTCGCGCACACCCGCCGGCTCGGTCGCGAGATGACCACGCTGGAGCTGGACTGGGAGCGCGGCGAGGACGAGCAGCTCTACGTGCTGACCATCACCGACCTGGGCGCGGACCCGCGGGACGTGGCCGACGTGCTGCACGCCCTCAGGCCGTGA
- the crgA gene encoding cell division protein CrgA: MPKSKVRKKAVYTAPTDRRTPVKVKAAGPSHPVYIAVMLGLMLLGLAWLVVNYIAGEQVPVMMDLGSWNFGIGFALMIVGLLMTMRWR, translated from the coding sequence ATGCCCAAGTCCAAGGTCCGCAAGAAGGCCGTGTACACGGCGCCGACCGATCGCCGCACCCCGGTGAAGGTGAAGGCGGCCGGTCCGTCCCACCCGGTCTACATCGCCGTGATGCTCGGTCTGATGCTGCTCGGCCTGGCGTGGCTGGTGGTCAACTACATCGCGGGCGAGCAGGTCCCGGTGATGATGGACCTCGGGAGCTGGAACTTCGGCATCGGGTTCGCCCTGATGATCGTGGGACTGCTGATGACCATGCGGTGGCGCTGA